A region from the Achromobacter seleniivolatilans genome encodes:
- the ileS gene encoding isoleucine--tRNA ligase, producing the protein MDYKKTLNLPETPFPMRGDLAKREPAWISQWEENHVYQAIRAASRGRPRFVLHDGPPYANGDIHIGHAVNKILKDIIVKSRNMAGYDAHYVPGWDCHGMPIEIQIEKKFGKHLPVAEVQSKARAYALEQIDRQRKDFKRLGVLGEWDRPYMTMNFSNEADEIRALGRILDKGYVFRGLKPVNWCFDCGSALAEAEVEYADRVDPAVDVAFPFAEHAKLATAFGLNSVDDGAIVIWTTTPWTIPSNQALNLHPEIEYALVRVSPAPKFGPLLLIAKERVEACLKQWHLEGEVIATAPGAALSGIEFRHPLAQFNAAYDRTAPVYLGDYVTADSGTGVVHSAPAYGIEDFVSCKEHGMKDADIISPVMGDGKYVDSLALFGGLSIWEANPKIVEALTEAGALMHVEKHKHSYMHCWRHKTPIIYRATSQWFAGMDVAPKDGGPTLRESALAGIDATAFYPAWGRARLHAMIANRPDWTLSRQRQWGVPMAFFVHKETGELHPRTSELLEQVAQRVEQGGIEAWQAIEPRDLLGDEADQYEKNRDTLDVWFDSGSTHATVLGGKDGDFAGSHGAELGWPADLYLEGSDQHRGWFHSSLLTGCMLYGQPPYKALLTHGFVVDGQGRKMSKSVGNVIAPQKISDSLGSEILRLWVASTDYSGELSISDEILKRVVEGYRRIRNTLRFLLANVADFDAVSQAVPYGELFEIDRYALAMTAQMQSEVQTNYERYDFHPAVSRLQTFCSEDLGAFYLDILKDRLYTSAPGSVARRSAQTALMDITQTLLKLMAPILSFTAEEAWKELVGSALKHQADAARTTIFTEVYHALPPFADADALSAKWTRLRAIRAEVQRKLEEVRTAGDIGSSLQAEVDLYANGDDQQLLASLGDDLRFVLIVSRATVHAGEGETRIDVTPSAHKKCERCWHWRLDVGQNSDNPEICGRCVSNLFGSGEARDKA; encoded by the coding sequence ATGGACTATAAAAAGACCCTCAACCTGCCCGAAACCCCCTTCCCCATGCGGGGCGACCTTGCCAAGCGCGAGCCCGCCTGGATTTCGCAATGGGAGGAAAACCACGTCTACCAGGCGATCCGAGCCGCCAGCCGCGGCCGCCCGCGCTTTGTGCTGCACGACGGCCCGCCCTACGCAAACGGTGACATTCACATCGGTCACGCGGTCAACAAGATCCTGAAGGACATCATCGTCAAGAGCCGCAACATGGCCGGCTATGACGCGCATTACGTGCCGGGCTGGGACTGCCACGGCATGCCGATCGAAATTCAGATCGAAAAGAAGTTCGGCAAGCACCTGCCCGTGGCTGAAGTGCAGTCGAAGGCTCGCGCTTACGCGCTTGAGCAGATCGACCGCCAGCGCAAGGATTTCAAGCGTCTGGGCGTGCTGGGCGAGTGGGATCGTCCGTACATGACGATGAACTTCAGCAATGAAGCCGACGAAATCCGTGCGCTGGGCCGCATTCTGGATAAGGGTTACGTGTTCCGCGGCTTGAAGCCCGTGAACTGGTGTTTTGACTGCGGCTCGGCCCTGGCCGAAGCCGAAGTGGAATACGCCGACCGCGTAGATCCCGCCGTTGACGTCGCTTTCCCGTTTGCCGAACACGCCAAGCTGGCGACAGCCTTTGGCTTGAATTCGGTGGACGATGGCGCCATCGTCATCTGGACCACCACGCCCTGGACCATCCCGTCCAACCAGGCGCTGAACCTGCATCCGGAAATTGAGTACGCGCTGGTGCGCGTGTCGCCCGCGCCCAAGTTCGGCCCTCTGCTGCTGATTGCAAAAGAGCGCGTCGAAGCCTGCTTGAAGCAATGGCATCTGGAAGGCGAAGTCATCGCCACCGCCCCCGGCGCCGCGCTGTCGGGCATTGAATTCCGCCACCCGCTGGCGCAGTTCAACGCCGCCTATGACCGCACGGCCCCCGTGTACTTGGGCGATTACGTCACCGCCGATTCCGGCACGGGCGTCGTCCACTCGGCGCCCGCCTACGGTATTGAAGACTTTGTGTCGTGCAAAGAGCACGGCATGAAAGACGCCGACATCATCAGCCCGGTCATGGGCGACGGCAAATACGTCGACAGCCTGGCGCTGTTTGGCGGCTTGTCCATCTGGGAAGCCAACCCCAAGATCGTCGAAGCGCTGACGGAAGCGGGCGCGCTGATGCATGTGGAAAAGCACAAGCACAGCTACATGCACTGCTGGCGCCACAAGACGCCGATCATCTACCGCGCCACCAGCCAATGGTTCGCCGGCATGGACGTTGCTCCCAAGGATGGCGGCCCGACCCTGCGCGAATCGGCCTTGGCCGGTATTGATGCCACGGCGTTCTATCCGGCCTGGGGCCGCGCCCGCCTGCACGCCATGATCGCCAACCGTCCGGACTGGACCCTGTCGCGCCAGCGTCAGTGGGGTGTGCCGATGGCGTTCTTCGTGCACAAGGAAACCGGCGAGCTGCACCCGCGCACGTCCGAATTGCTGGAACAAGTGGCGCAACGCGTCGAGCAAGGCGGCATTGAAGCCTGGCAAGCCATTGAACCCCGCGACCTGCTGGGCGACGAGGCCGACCAATACGAAAAGAACCGCGACACGCTGGACGTGTGGTTTGATTCTGGCAGCACGCACGCCACGGTGTTGGGCGGCAAAGACGGCGACTTCGCCGGCTCGCACGGCGCTGAACTGGGCTGGCCCGCCGATCTGTACCTGGAAGGCTCCGACCAGCATCGCGGCTGGTTCCATTCGTCGCTGCTGACTGGCTGCATGCTTTACGGCCAACCGCCCTACAAGGCGCTGCTCACGCACGGCTTCGTGGTGGACGGCCAAGGCCGCAAGATGAGCAAGTCGGTGGGCAACGTGATTGCCCCGCAAAAGATTTCCGACTCGCTGGGCTCGGAAATCCTGCGTTTGTGGGTCGCTTCCACCGACTATTCGGGTGAACTGTCCATCTCGGACGAAATCCTGAAGCGCGTGGTCGAAGGCTACCGCCGTATCCGCAACACGCTGCGCTTCCTGCTGGCCAACGTGGCCGACTTCGACGCCGTGTCGCAAGCCGTGCCGTATGGCGAGCTGTTCGAAATCGACCGCTACGCGCTGGCCATGACGGCGCAGATGCAGTCCGAAGTGCAGACCAACTACGAACGCTATGACTTCCACCCGGCTGTCTCGCGCTTGCAGACGTTCTGCTCGGAAGACTTGGGCGCGTTCTACCTGGACATTCTGAAAGACCGTCTGTACACGTCGGCCCCGGGCAGCGTTGCCCGCCGCTCGGCGCAAACAGCGCTGATGGACATCACGCAGACGCTGCTGAAGTTGATGGCCCCGATCCTGTCCTTCACGGCAGAAGAAGCCTGGAAGGAATTGGTCGGTTCCGCATTGAAGCATCAGGCCGACGCAGCCCGCACGACGATCTTCACCGAGGTCTACCACGCGCTGCCGCCGTTTGCCGACGCCGACGCGCTGTCGGCCAAGTGGACGCGCCTGCGCGCCATCCGAGCCGAAGTCCAGCGCAAGCTGGAAGAAGTGCGCACGGCCGGCGACATCGGTTCGTCGCTACAGGCTGAAGTGGATCTCTACGCCAATGGCGATGATCAGCAACTGCTGGCCAGCCTGGGCGACGACCTGCGGTTTGTGCTGATCGTTTCACGCGCAACCGTGCACGCAGGCGAAGGTGAAACCCGTATCGACGTCACGCCGTCGGCGCACAAGAAGTGCGAGCGCTGCTGGCATTGGCGTTTGGATGTCGGCCAAAACTCGGATAACCCCGAGATCTGCGGCCGTTGCGTGTCGAACCTGTTTGGCTCGGGCGAAGCCCGCGACAAGGCTTGA
- a CDS encoding bifunctional riboflavin kinase/FAD synthetase: MKPSLRIYRSLPPPDRRAPCALTIGNFDGVHRGHQAMLARVCEVARERGLMPAVMTFEPHPREYFATLNQRPELAPTRISGLRDKLAALARYGISQVVVERFNARLAEMSANAFIENLLVQGLQAKWLLVGEDFRFGHKRSGDIDLLREAGMRHGFEVQTLADVTDRQGHRISSSEVRTSLAVGDLDRARHLLGHPFHISGHVIHGQKLGRTLGFPTMNLRVAERCAARSGIYVVQVYGLADHPLPAVASLGVRPTVEDRGRVLLESHLLNDTINAYGKLVRVEFLQKLRDEEKFPDLPSLTAAIAEDARNARAYFAVHGL, encoded by the coding sequence GTGAAACCATCGCTGCGCATCTACCGATCCCTGCCTCCGCCCGACCGGCGCGCTCCTTGCGCGCTGACGATCGGCAATTTCGACGGCGTCCATCGCGGACACCAGGCCATGCTGGCGCGCGTCTGCGAAGTCGCCCGCGAGCGGGGTCTGATGCCTGCTGTCATGACGTTCGAGCCGCATCCGCGGGAATATTTCGCCACGCTGAACCAACGCCCGGAATTGGCGCCTACCCGGATATCCGGGCTGCGCGACAAACTGGCGGCGCTGGCGCGTTACGGCATATCCCAGGTCGTCGTTGAACGCTTTAACGCCCGGCTGGCCGAAATGTCGGCCAATGCCTTCATTGAAAACCTGCTGGTGCAGGGCCTGCAAGCCAAATGGCTGCTGGTGGGCGAAGACTTCCGTTTTGGCCATAAGCGCAGCGGCGATATCGACTTGCTGCGTGAAGCTGGCATGCGTCACGGTTTCGAGGTGCAGACGCTGGCTGACGTGACCGACCGGCAAGGCCACCGGATTTCCAGCTCTGAAGTCCGCACATCGCTGGCCGTGGGCGATCTGGATCGCGCCCGCCACCTGCTGGGCCATCCCTTCCATATCAGCGGCCATGTCATCCATGGCCAGAAGCTGGGCCGCACCCTCGGTTTTCCCACCATGAACCTGCGCGTGGCCGAACGCTGCGCCGCGCGTTCAGGCATTTATGTGGTTCAGGTCTATGGTCTGGCCGACCACCCGCTGCCCGCCGTGGCAAGCCTGGGCGTGCGGCCGACAGTCGAAGATCGGGGCCGCGTGCTGTTAGAGTCACACCTCCTCAACGACACCATCAACGCTTACGGTAAACTCGTACGCGTCGAATTCCTGCAAAAGCTGCGGGACGAAGAAAAATTTCCTGACCTCCCTTCCCTGACTGCCGCCATCGCCGAAGACGCGCGAAACGCGCGCGCCTATTTTGCCGTTCATGGACTATAA
- the purN gene encoding phosphoribosylglycinamide formyltransferase, producing the protein MPETQFSKRRLVILISGRGSNMQALAEACRLEGWPADIAAVIASRPDAGGLEWAAGQGIPTAALYHKDYASRDAFDTALAAEIDRYSPDYVILAGFMRVLTPGFVNHYAGRLVNIHPSLLPAFPGLHTHAQALATGVRVHGCTVHFVTPVLDHGPIIAQGCVPVLAGDTPELLADRVLAVEHQAFPAAVRWLAEGRVTLTNDHRVDVQGDPARLFNWSPAA; encoded by the coding sequence TTGCCGGAAACACAATTCTCTAAGCGCCGCCTTGTCATCCTGATTTCAGGGCGGGGCAGCAATATGCAGGCGCTGGCCGAGGCCTGCCGCCTTGAGGGCTGGCCAGCCGACATCGCCGCCGTCATTGCCAGCCGCCCCGATGCCGGAGGCCTGGAGTGGGCTGCCGGGCAGGGCATTCCCACGGCTGCGCTGTATCACAAGGACTACGCCAGCCGGGACGCCTTCGACACGGCCCTGGCCGCCGAAATCGACCGCTACTCGCCGGACTACGTCATCTTGGCGGGGTTCATGCGCGTTCTGACGCCGGGCTTTGTCAATCATTACGCAGGCAGACTGGTTAATATCCATCCCTCCTTGCTGCCGGCATTTCCCGGGCTGCACACGCACGCCCAGGCCTTGGCCACGGGCGTGCGCGTTCACGGCTGCACGGTGCACTTCGTCACGCCGGTCCTCGACCATGGCCCCATCATTGCGCAGGGCTGTGTGCCTGTTCTGGCCGGGGATACGCCTGAACTGTTGGCCGACCGCGTGCTGGCCGTGGAACATCAGGCTTTTCCGGCCGCAGTGCGCTGGCTGGCCGAAGGTCGGGTTACCCTGACAAACGACCATCGCGTGGACGTGCAGGGAGATCCCGCGCGTCTGTTTAATTGGTCGCCGGCCGCCTGA
- a CDS encoding RsmB/NOP family class I SAM-dependent RNA methyltransferase has product MQRVLGEILQWTYPADSALSHWLRHHPNLGARDRSEVAEAVYDVLRHLRRYRQFGESGVGPASRRLAILGLNATLGAQALEEGLDAGEAEWLKRVSQIDLATLPRAVRGSIPDWLDERLSVMESPETLVEALNRQASLDLRVNPLKAERDAMLTELQQSAGRYEPVAMPFSPWGIRMEGRPAINRWPQFENGSIEVQDEGSQLLALLVAPRRGEMIIDFCAGAGGKTLLLGALMRSTGRLYAFDVSAARLARAKPRFARSGLSNVVPVVIDSENDARVKRLAGKAQRVLVDAPCSGIGTLRRNPDLKWRQHPESLAELGRLQERILNSASRCVAPGGRLVYATCSLLAEENEVQAERFLASHPDFERVDAAEILAARCENLNLEGPYVQLRPDLHGTDGFFAAVFERKKKGAATDATEAAEVTDADADADIDADIDADVQADAPERDEVQVETQAATAEVDAAEAEAEAEAGTEATPAKEAKPA; this is encoded by the coding sequence GTGCAACGGGTCCTGGGCGAAATCCTGCAATGGACGTACCCGGCAGACTCTGCCTTGTCGCACTGGCTGCGCCACCACCCGAACCTGGGTGCGCGTGATCGCTCTGAAGTTGCCGAAGCCGTCTATGACGTGCTGCGCCATCTGCGCCGTTATCGCCAGTTCGGCGAAAGCGGTGTGGGCCCGGCATCCCGCCGTTTGGCCATTCTGGGCTTGAACGCGACCTTGGGTGCCCAAGCGCTGGAAGAGGGGCTGGATGCGGGCGAAGCTGAATGGCTCAAGCGTGTGTCGCAGATCGACCTGGCCACCTTGCCCCGCGCTGTACGCGGCAGCATCCCCGACTGGCTGGACGAGCGTCTGAGCGTCATGGAAAGCCCGGAAACGCTGGTCGAAGCGCTGAATCGCCAGGCCAGCCTGGATCTGCGCGTGAATCCGCTGAAGGCCGAACGCGATGCGATGCTGACTGAATTGCAGCAAAGCGCTGGCCGCTACGAACCCGTTGCCATGCCGTTCTCGCCGTGGGGCATCCGCATGGAAGGCCGTCCGGCCATCAATCGCTGGCCGCAATTTGAAAACGGCAGCATCGAAGTGCAGGACGAAGGCAGCCAGTTGCTGGCGCTGCTGGTTGCGCCGCGCCGTGGCGAAATGATCATCGATTTCTGCGCGGGTGCCGGCGGCAAGACCTTGTTGCTGGGCGCACTGATGCGTTCCACGGGCCGTTTGTATGCCTTTGACGTGTCGGCAGCCCGTTTGGCGCGCGCCAAGCCGCGCTTTGCGCGCAGTGGCCTGTCCAACGTCGTGCCCGTCGTGATTGACAGCGAAAACGATGCTCGCGTGAAGCGTCTGGCTGGCAAGGCCCAGCGCGTTCTGGTTGACGCCCCTTGCAGCGGAATCGGCACTTTGCGCCGTAATCCCGACCTGAAATGGCGCCAGCACCCGGAATCGCTGGCCGAGTTGGGCCGCTTGCAGGAACGCATCTTGAACAGCGCGTCGCGTTGCGTCGCGCCCGGCGGCCGTCTGGTTTACGCCACGTGCAGCTTGCTGGCGGAAGAAAACGAGGTGCAGGCCGAGCGGTTCCTGGCCAGCCACCCCGATTTCGAACGCGTGGACGCTGCCGAGATTCTGGCTGCCCGTTGCGAAAACCTGAATCTGGAAGGCCCCTACGTCCAGCTCCGTCCCGATTTGCACGGTACGGATGGCTTCTTTGCTGCCGTCTTTGAGCGCAAAAAGAAGGGTGCCGCCACGGATGCAACCGAAGCCGCCGAGGTGACGGATGCTGACGCTGACGCCGACATTGATGCCGACATCGATGCAGATGTGCAAGCCGATGCGCCGGAGCGCGATGAGGTTCAGGTGGAAACCCAAGCTGCCACGGCTGAAGTTGACGCCGCTGAAGCCGAAGCCGAGGCCGAAGCTGGCACCGAGGCCACCCCGGCCAAGGAAGCCAAGCCAGCGTAA